The Candidatus Izemoplasma sp. genome has a window encoding:
- a CDS encoding sulfatase-like hydrolase/transferase, which yields MKKSNYKMLLIIIGYLFFLRGILMITTGMSIFHLGVIFDLVLVTFWIGAIGFFIRSLTGQKIFYITVILIATVFVISDSIYYDYFDTISAVKSLDGLKWLKEGTTLEYNIQIPLVTVYVIPVFIGLIVYIIKKMQQPDHYRLNHLAIISIIFVIQIGLYLSWTTGEYENRLEYYQSDAYLFASMHDRVLYSEKYGYYHYHLLDITKLNPDVDAIDVMDEAEDYFDSRDHHLNEYSDQYNGYNLITILGESLDTRFIDPTLTPNLYKMYSEGMRFDNYYTPVFQQGATCNSEYMSLVGLSAINTNDWSNNICDTYSTNAFPYSLPNQLQTIGYDTYYFHSGHEWFYNRSTIIPHYGFETVKFQEDLYRDGYNDFNEHFDSQMTYFFDEYVSYDNPFHINLLTYSGHGAYNQEAFNIHLDQLNQAYPNTTFDSQVENYMLKLIETDKMIGDIMNLLESKGELDNTLFAVFPDHYPYMMEEETYQSFLDLEEDSKEIHHQTLLIYATGMQGETFDVTGSTIDIPPTLLNLLDSSLNFNYFMGHDLLSVNNNYVLFNDLSITDGKNVLYLDGTYIGDISQKDHLETVLAEKIKLFEIQQGLLNIDYFKTLN from the coding sequence ATGAAAAAATCAAACTATAAAATGTTATTAATAATCATTGGATATCTCTTTTTTTTACGGGGTATTTTGATGATAACAACGGGGATGAGCATCTTCCATTTGGGGGTTATATTTGATCTGGTCTTAGTGACATTTTGGATTGGGGCAATTGGCTTTTTTATCCGGTCTTTAACGGGACAAAAGATTTTTTACATTACAGTGATTTTAATCGCCACAGTATTTGTTATTAGTGACAGCATTTACTATGATTATTTTGATACGATTAGTGCAGTTAAAAGTTTAGATGGATTAAAGTGGCTAAAAGAAGGAACGACTTTGGAATACAATATTCAAATCCCCTTAGTGACTGTTTACGTGATTCCAGTTTTTATTGGGCTCATTGTGTACATAATCAAGAAAATGCAACAACCAGATCATTATCGATTAAATCACTTGGCCATTATTTCGATTATTTTTGTTATTCAGATTGGATTGTATTTATCATGGACAACAGGAGAATATGAGAATAGATTAGAGTATTATCAAAGTGATGCCTATTTGTTTGCGAGTATGCATGATAGGGTCTTATATAGTGAGAAATATGGGTATTACCATTATCACTTATTAGATATTACTAAGTTGAATCCAGATGTTGATGCGATTGATGTTATGGATGAAGCAGAGGACTATTTTGACAGTAGAGACCATCACCTGAATGAGTATAGTGACCAATACAATGGGTATAATCTTATTACGATTTTAGGCGAGTCACTCGATACACGTTTTATAGATCCTACTCTGACGCCAAATCTTTATAAGATGTATAGTGAAGGTATGCGGTTTGACAATTATTATACGCCTGTTTTCCAACAGGGGGCAACATGTAATAGTGAGTATATGAGTCTTGTTGGATTAAGTGCGATAAATACCAATGACTGGTCTAATAATATTTGTGACACGTATAGTACAAATGCTTTTCCATATAGTTTACCTAACCAGCTACAAACGATAGGATATGATACATATTATTTCCATAGTGGCCATGAATGGTTTTATAATAGAAGTACAATCATTCCTCATTATGGATTTGAAACAGTTAAATTTCAAGAAGATTTATACCGTGATGGTTACAATGATTTTAATGAACACTTCGATTCACAAATGACCTATTTCTTTGATGAATATGTGTCATATGATAATCCCTTTCATATCAACCTGTTAACTTATTCAGGGCATGGCGCATATAATCAAGAGGCGTTTAATATTCATTTAGATCAACTTAATCAGGCGTATCCAAACACAACATTCGATTCACAAGTTGAGAACTATATGTTAAAATTAATTGAGACAGACAAAATGATTGGTGACATCATGAATCTCTTAGAAAGTAAGGGTGAATTAGATAATACATTGTTTGCGGTGTTTCCTGACCATTATCCATACATGATGGAAGAAGAGACCTATCAATCGTTTTTAGACTTAGAAGAAGATAGTAAAGAAATTCATCATCAAACACTTCTGATATATGCGACTGGCATGCAAGGTGAAACCTTTGATGTGACTGGTAGTACAATTGATATTCCTCCTACTTTGCTCAATTTACTTGATAGTTCATTGAACTTTAATTACTTTATGGGACATGATTTGTTATCTGTAAATAACAATTATGTATTATTTAATGATTTAAGTATCACTGATGGTAAGAATGTGTTATATTTAGATGGTACCTATATTGGTGATATATCACAAAAAGATCATTTAGAAACAGTATTGGCTGAGAAAATAAAATTATTTGAAATTCAACAAGGGTTATTGAATATTGATTACTTTAAAACCTTAAATTAA
- a CDS encoding Fic/DOC family N-terminal domain-containing protein, translating into MFTLKQLPPKANFNKTEILYKTIAAHKALAELKGYSDVLPNKNILINAVTINEAKDSSEIENIITTHDELYKALSTSNASIAAKEVVNYRTALWNGYELINEYGFLSINMIVKIQSIVEQSEAGIRKVPGTVLRNERTKETVYTPPVGYDEIIRLMTNLEEYINNDEDQIDDLIKLAVIHYQFESIHPFYDGNGRTGRIINVIYLTLKGLLDTPILYLSSYINNNKADYYRHLQEVRDTDSWDGWVLYMLEGIAETATKTLNIMKRINQLIEEMIEEIKQALPKIYSKELIDVIFYEFYTKISFVEKGVGVTRKTASSYLSQLEDKGFLRSEKIGRERVYVNERLYEMIKKANF; encoded by the coding sequence ATGTTTACATTAAAACAACTACCCCCAAAAGCAAATTTCAATAAGACAGAGATATTATATAAAACAATTGCTGCTCATAAGGCTTTAGCAGAATTGAAAGGATACTCAGATGTATTACCAAATAAGAATATATTAATCAATGCAGTAACAATTAATGAAGCAAAAGATAGTTCAGAAATTGAGAATATTATAACGACACATGATGAGTTGTATAAGGCACTTAGTACATCAAATGCAAGCATTGCTGCAAAAGAAGTGGTTAATTATCGGACTGCTTTATGGAATGGGTATGAGTTAATTAATGAGTATGGATTTTTATCAATCAACATGATTGTGAAAATCCAATCTATCGTGGAGCAAAGTGAAGCAGGAATTAGAAAGGTACCGGGTACTGTATTACGAAATGAGCGAACAAAAGAAACAGTATATACACCACCGGTTGGTTATGACGAAATTATCCGACTAATGACAAATTTGGAGGAGTATATTAATAATGATGAAGATCAAATTGATGATTTGATAAAATTAGCAGTGATTCATTATCAATTTGAGTCTATTCATCCATTTTACGATGGAAATGGAAGAACTGGGCGAATCATCAATGTCATTTATCTTACCTTGAAAGGGTTGCTGGATACACCTATATTGTACCTAAGTTCTTACATCAATAATAATAAAGCTGATTATTATCGTCATCTTCAGGAAGTTCGAGATACAGATTCGTGGGATGGTTGGGTATTATATATGTTAGAAGGTATAGCCGAAACAGCAACTAAAACGTTAAACATTATGAAGCGTATTAATCAACTTATAGAGGAAATGATTGAAGAAATTAAACAAGCTTTACCAAAAATTTACTCAAAAGAGTTAATTGATGTTATTTTTTATGAGTTTTATACGAAGATATCATTTGTGGAAAAAGGTGTGGGTGTCACTCGTAAAACAGCATCAAGTTATCTTTCTCAGTTAGAAGATAAAGGATTTTTGCGATCAGAAAAGATTGGGAGAGAACGAGTTTATGTAAATGAACGTTTATATGAAATGATTAAAAAAGCTAATTTCTAG
- a CDS encoding Rho termination factor N-terminal domain-containing protein, which produces MKKLVFKNRIVNIVVGSIFILLAAVGYFSGWIEEFLPIFIATVILFIALKQFIFSFREISNKNAIIILLIEILLDFGIVAAMIYYGTYLNLLIGAFIYLRGLVYLIINFVTDRDIEFGEYMLHIVFITVGAFFLFTSIDTQTVLILTLTGILAIIGIIYLQDGIRKVLKKQQAQKKTKQKTEKVKEKKESTISQELKETYKSSPQKENKDKKPATPSQTHKTTKPETELPAGKKVKDTTDKKVDSPDKKTVAEETIKVNKGPDKSALFDKTVVELKEMARDRNLSGYSQLKKSELVDLIVKNDK; this is translated from the coding sequence ATGAAAAAATTAGTATTTAAGAATCGTATTGTCAACATTGTTGTAGGATCAATCTTTATATTGCTGGCGGCAGTCGGTTATTTTTCGGGATGGATTGAAGAGTTTTTACCAATCTTTATCGCAACAGTCATTTTGTTCATCGCCTTAAAACAATTTATCTTTTCATTTCGTGAGATATCAAATAAGAATGCCATTATCATACTATTGATTGAGATATTATTAGATTTTGGTATTGTAGCTGCGATGATTTATTATGGAACATACCTTAATCTATTGATTGGAGCGTTTATTTACTTAAGAGGGTTAGTATATCTTATTATTAATTTTGTCACAGACCGTGACATTGAATTTGGCGAATATATGTTGCATATCGTCTTTATTACTGTAGGAGCATTTTTCCTCTTTACATCAATAGATACCCAAACCGTCTTAATCTTAACATTAACAGGTATTTTAGCCATTATTGGAATCATTTATTTACAAGATGGCATTCGTAAGGTCTTAAAAAAACAACAAGCACAAAAAAAGACCAAACAAAAAACTGAAAAAGTCAAAGAGAAAAAAGAGAGTACAATAAGCCAAGAATTAAAAGAAACCTATAAGTCATCACCACAAAAAGAAAATAAGGATAAAAAACCTGCAACACCGAGTCAAACCCATAAAACAACAAAACCAGAAACTGAATTACCTGCTGGTAAGAAAGTGAAAGATACAACTGATAAAAAGGTTGACTCACCAGATAAAAAAACGGTGGCTGAAGAAACCATTAAAGTGAACAAAGGCCCAGATAAGTCTGCTTTGTTTGATAAAACAGTTGTTGAACTTAAAGAGATGGCAAGAGATAGAAATTTATCTGGCTATTCTCAATTAAAGAAATCAGAACTTGTTGACTTAATCGTAAAAAACGACAAATAA
- a CDS encoding YcxB family protein, which yields MEYEFSQKVSRDDYIAFVTNHIKKSFLKLSNILLFTISIGYLVISPFVLGEQDFTFMYIGLGIVALLTAMVFYVRKNAGKTYDRNPDAFDMTYRLDEEKLTYIVPEGEIEKPWEEFHSLYETEDYLYLYVNKNSGLVFVKSQVTSEQLAFIIGHGKVNMKPKHIKLLKK from the coding sequence ATGGAATATGAATTTAGTCAAAAAGTATCACGAGATGATTACATCGCGTTTGTTACTAATCACATCAAGAAAAGCTTTTTAAAATTATCAAATATATTGCTATTTACAATCAGTATTGGGTATTTAGTAATTAGCCCATTCGTTTTAGGGGAACAAGATTTTACCTTTATGTATATAGGGTTAGGAATCGTTGCCTTATTAACTGCGATGGTGTTTTATGTTCGTAAGAACGCAGGGAAAACATATGATCGTAATCCTGATGCTTTTGATATGACGTATCGACTGGATGAAGAAAAACTAACGTATATTGTACCTGAAGGTGAGATTGAAAAGCCTTGGGAAGAATTTCATAGTCTTTATGAAACTGAAGATTATCTATATCTATATGTGAATAAAAACAGTGGACTTGTATTTGTTAAATCACAAGTTACCTCAGAACAATTAGCCTTCATCATCGGACATGGAAAAGTGAATATGAAGCCAAAACATATTAAATTATTGAAAAAATAG
- a CDS encoding NUDIX hydrolase: protein MQIEIFESNVTKEDTKDLPHRVACRGIIEKEGKYLVVVLEKYDITTFPGGGIEGEESLEACVIREVMEETGILCAPQKETIRIKEYFENSVWTNIYFLCDYINEESKPKLTQEERDLELTTKWVTKEWLLDNFEHNMTKHKFGPQIHNREFLGLIHSL, encoded by the coding sequence ATGCAAATAGAAATATTTGAAAGCAACGTAACAAAGGAAGATACAAAGGACTTACCACATCGTGTGGCATGTCGAGGTATCATAGAAAAAGAGGGTAAATATTTGGTTGTCGTATTAGAAAAATATGATATAACAACGTTTCCTGGTGGTGGCATTGAAGGTGAAGAGTCTTTAGAAGCGTGTGTCATCCGTGAAGTGATGGAAGAAACTGGGATACTTTGTGCACCGCAAAAAGAGACAATCAGAATTAAAGAGTATTTTGAAAATAGCGTCTGGACAAATATCTATTTTTTATGTGACTATATAAATGAAGAAAGCAAACCCAAATTGACACAGGAAGAACGTGATCTTGAGTTAACTACAAAATGGGTTACGAAAGAATGGCTTTTGGATAATTTTGAACATAATATGACCAAACATAAATTTGGTCCACAGATCCATAATCGTGAGTTTTTAGGATTGATTCATAGTTTATAA
- a CDS encoding DUF2779 domain-containing protein, which yields MSEMTITKSKFMEYIRCNRYAALNKAYKRKDMDDASMDRLYDLVDSLDGMELEDVLDVNDIDTAHLDVMMPYFDQVEVLAARKVMADFGGETRYGTTYGTQKLFLREHKNFNLMCYTDIYNQVDDHVNIIEVKATTSNKYLNMSYKENKVEHHLFYVGDNNILKLSETRDKSYLSSKKYMTKRNRLKERFRDEGVYTYDLAFQRFVIGDSIQEATYYLGVLNHEYVFDGTYIDGSAHYTNDSIRLIDVTPLIEEMQDEIEAAIDTVIDRIIEDDINRVPLGKHCQLKKMRECIYKDLCYDQFPKTNSLLMYIDKHHGFKDPSGEKHEYFDMVNDGMRSMTDVPSDWLHRKNNIIQQNVATTHEPHIDYQKIRDGIETINYPIYHLDFESFPCPLPRFKGETPYTQSLFQFSLHIEKEPGVCDKEADHYEFLAKDHNDNREELVKQLCAHIKDDGGSVMVYNQAFEKTRIKELAEWFPEYKEQLLGINERLFDLMHIIKTNSKLYQSLGYDDERAKTVNYYHEDLKGSYSIKKVLPIFSELTYADMIVGNGMEAVYAYASYDTMTKTEKDRTINALIEYCKQDTWAMVEILDNLRKI from the coding sequence ATGAGTGAAATGACAATTACAAAGAGTAAGTTTATGGAATATATTCGATGTAATCGGTATGCGGCATTAAATAAAGCATATAAACGCAAGGATATGGATGACGCATCGATGGATAGGCTGTATGATTTAGTAGACTCTTTGGATGGAATGGAATTAGAAGATGTCCTTGATGTTAATGATATCGATACTGCTCATCTCGATGTGATGATGCCCTATTTCGATCAAGTCGAGGTCCTCGCAGCGCGAAAGGTTATGGCAGACTTTGGTGGTGAAACACGATATGGAACCACCTATGGAACACAGAAACTATTTTTACGGGAGCACAAAAACTTTAACTTGATGTGCTATACCGATATTTATAATCAGGTTGACGATCACGTTAATATTATTGAGGTTAAGGCAACAACCTCTAATAAGTATTTAAATATGTCCTATAAAGAAAACAAAGTCGAACACCACCTTTTTTATGTGGGTGATAATAATATTTTAAAACTCAGTGAAACTAGGGACAAAAGTTATTTATCAAGCAAAAAATATATGACAAAGCGTAACCGATTAAAAGAACGTTTTCGTGATGAAGGGGTATACACTTATGACCTTGCGTTTCAGCGATTTGTAATTGGTGACAGTATTCAGGAGGCAACATATTATTTGGGTGTTTTAAATCATGAGTATGTTTTTGATGGGACCTATATCGATGGCTCAGCCCACTATACAAATGATAGCATTCGGTTAATTGATGTGACGCCGTTAATTGAAGAAATGCAAGATGAAATTGAAGCTGCAATCGATACTGTAATCGATCGGATTATAGAAGACGATATAAACCGCGTACCACTTGGAAAACACTGCCAATTAAAGAAAATGCGCGAATGTATTTATAAAGACCTGTGTTATGATCAATTTCCTAAAACAAATAGTTTATTGATGTACATCGATAAACATCACGGATTTAAAGACCCCAGTGGAGAAAAACACGAATACTTTGATATGGTGAATGATGGCATGCGCTCAATGACCGATGTACCATCAGATTGGCTACATCGAAAGAATAATATTATCCAACAAAATGTTGCGACAACACACGAACCACATATTGATTATCAAAAAATAAGAGATGGCATTGAAACGATTAACTATCCGATATATCATTTGGACTTTGAAAGTTTTCCATGCCCACTCCCACGTTTTAAAGGGGAAACACCATATACCCAGAGTTTATTTCAGTTTAGTCTTCACATCGAAAAAGAACCAGGTGTTTGTGATAAAGAAGCTGATCACTATGAGTTTTTAGCAAAAGATCATAACGATAATCGTGAAGAGCTTGTCAAACAGTTATGTGCCCATATTAAAGATGATGGGGGTAGTGTGATGGTCTATAACCAAGCATTTGAAAAGACGCGGATTAAAGAATTAGCTGAATGGTTCCCCGAGTATAAAGAGCAATTATTAGGCATCAATGAACGATTGTTTGATTTGATGCATATTATCAAAACGAATAGTAAACTCTATCAATCGCTTGGATATGATGATGAACGGGCGAAGACTGTGAACTATTATCATGAAGACCTTAAAGGTAGCTATAGTATTAAAAAAGTATTACCGATTTTTAGCGAGTTAACGTATGCCGACATGATTGTTGGTAATGGGATGGAAGCGGTATATGCATATGCGAGTTATGATACAATGACAAAGACAGAAAAAGACCGAACAATTAACGCGTTAATCGAGTATTGTAAACAGGATACCTGGGCGATGGTTGAAATCTTAGACAATCTCAGAAAGATTTAG